GCGCCGGCGCTGCAGGGCTGAAGCATGGTCCGCGAAACCACCGTCCCCGACCTCGCGCATCGAGCCGTCAAAGCACGTGTTGGCGTTGCCTTACTCATCCTGGCCGACGGGATGTTCGCTGCGTCGATGGTGGCGGGCAATCTCTACCTGAAGGCGCTGAACGTGCTCGGGCAGTTCACGTCGGCGGCGGAGCACGGGCCCGCACCGCTGCTGGGCCTCGGGCTGGCTCTGATCATGGTGGCCAGCGCGGGGTCGTATGGCTGGGCCGCGCGGCGGTTGTCCGCGGGCGACGAGCGACGATTCGCGATGGGCGCACGGGTCGCGGTGGGCTTGGTGGCCATGGCGCTGCTTGCCCAGATCGTCCTGGTGACCACGCTGGGCTTCCCATCGCCGCTCCACGCCTCCGGCAGCATGACCATCCTGCTCAATGGATATCACGGCGTCCATCTGCTCATCACCGGCACCCTGGGGGTCATGCTTCTCAGGCGGTTGGCCAATGGGCGGCTCGTGGGCCAGCGTTACCTAGTGGACGTGATCGGCTACTGGTGGTATTACGTCGCCGGCGTGGCCGTTGTCTTCTGGGTCGCAGGATTGATCAGCCAGCCCTAGGACGCGCCGCCAAGCGTGACTGCGATCCCGAGCACGGTCAGCCCGACGGCGGACGGCCAGGACGGTTGCTCCCGAAGCACCTAAGAGACTTCCTTCGACTCAAAGAACTGGTGCCGGCGTGACGCGAGCACCAGGTACGCCAGGCACCCGACCGAGGCCAGCAGGCGCACCAGACCACCTGAGCCGAGGCGTCGTCGCGCTGGCCAACGGGAGTCCAGCCCCGAGAGGAGTCAACGCAAGCATGAGCAGGATTCCGCGTGGAGCCTGAACACGCAGCGGAGCAATGATCGCGCCCGGGCCGAGGGCAACGCAGACGAGGAATATGGCGCCGCCCGCCTGACGGCGACTTCGGCATCCCTCAGCGTGTGTCCGTCTTTACCATGACGGGGATGAAGCGGACAGAGATCTTGCCGCGAGCATCAGTCCTAGCGGCCCCATCCGTGGTAGCGATTGCCCTCGCATCGCTGTTCTCGGATCTTGGGCATGAGACGGCTACCACGCTGTTGCCAGGCTTCTTAACCGTTGTCCTCGCCGCGCCGGCCATTGCCCTCGGGCTTGTCGAGGGAATCTCGGATGTCGTTGCGGCGGCGGCCAAGCTGGGTGGCGGCGCCCTGGCCGCGCGAGGCAGCGCACTACGCGGTTGGGCCGCTGCTGGATATCTCACGACGGGCGTGGCGACCGGGCTCATCGCGCTTGTCCGGACCTGGCCATGGCTCGTGGTGATCCGCCCGATCGGCTGGGCCGGGAGAGGATGGCGAGGTCCGCTCCGAAACTTGCTGCTGACACTGTCTGTGCCAAAGGGACAATTCGGACGCGCTTTCGGCCTCGAACGCGCGGGCGATAATGCCGGTGCCGTCGCGGCCCCGGTTCTCGCGATCGTTCTTCTCGGCGCCATCCACTATCGCGGCGCCTTTTTGGTCGCCGCACTCCCGGGTGTCATCGCGGCCGCCTGCTACTTCTTTGTTCGTCCAGCGCGGGCAGCTCCGGGAACATTCCAATTGCGCCTATCCGGATATCCGGCTCCTTTTAATCGCGTTCTTCGGGCGACTGCCGTGTTTGGGAGTGCGCAGTTTGCCGGCAGCTTTTTCACTCTACGGGCGACCCAGTTGCTGGTGCCACGATATGGTGCCGCTGGCGGCGCGAGCCTGGCCATTGCCGGCTATTTCCTCTATAACCTGATG
This genomic stretch from Candidatus Dormiibacterota bacterium harbors:
- a CDS encoding MFS transporter produces the protein MVAIALASLFSDLGHETATTLLPGFLTVVLAAPAIALGLVEGISDVVAAAAKLGGGALAARGSALRGWAAAGYLTTGVATGLIALVRTWPWLVVIRPIGWAGRGWRGPLRNLLLTLSVPKGQFGRAFGLERAGDNAGAVAAPVLAIVLLGAIHYRGAFLVAALPGVIAAACYFFVRPARAAPGTFQLRLSGYPAPFNRVLRATAVFGSAQFAGSFFTLRATQLLVPRYGAAGGASLAIAGYFLYNLMATGLSYPTGAIADRGGHWRPRLLSLSFLSFAFASAFLALSSAIVLALIPAFIFGGAAAGAVEVAESALAGDQLPANLRGSGFGLLAAVNGAGDFAASIWVASVWTVFSATPAFLTAAALALVGAFLGARIPAGSMPSAPHQGP